In the Micromonospora narathiwatensis genome, one interval contains:
- a CDS encoding SanA/YdcF family protein: MRGWSGVVKRWWNVRRVRWALIAVAACAVLATVGSVASVAWLRSGAEGHIFTETDVPEAPVALVLGTKVDADGTPSAFLTARLELAQRLFAAGKVRAILVSGDNMHADYNEPEAMRRWLVDQGVPTGKVVLDYAGFDTYDSCARAKRIFGVDRLTVVTQSFHLPRAVALCRHFGIEANGVGDDTVRRYAKWRIGSTREYGASVKAAVDVLSGRDPAHLGRRETGVDDALRAG; this comes from the coding sequence ATGCGGGGGTGGTCCGGGGTCGTCAAACGGTGGTGGAACGTTCGCCGGGTCCGTTGGGCGCTGATCGCGGTCGCCGCCTGCGCGGTGCTGGCCACCGTGGGCAGCGTGGCCAGCGTGGCGTGGCTGCGCAGCGGCGCCGAGGGCCACATCTTCACCGAGACCGACGTGCCGGAGGCGCCCGTCGCCCTGGTCCTGGGCACCAAGGTGGACGCGGACGGCACCCCGTCGGCGTTCCTCACCGCCCGGCTGGAACTCGCCCAGCGGCTGTTCGCCGCCGGCAAGGTCCGCGCGATCCTGGTGTCCGGCGACAACATGCACGCCGACTACAACGAGCCCGAGGCGATGCGACGCTGGTTGGTCGACCAGGGCGTGCCGACGGGCAAGGTGGTGCTGGACTACGCCGGCTTCGACACGTACGACTCGTGCGCGCGGGCCAAACGGATCTTCGGGGTGGACCGCCTGACGGTGGTGACCCAGTCCTTCCACCTCCCCCGCGCCGTGGCGCTGTGCCGGCACTTCGGCATCGAGGCCAACGGCGTGGGCGACGACACCGTCCGGCGGTACGCCAAGTGGCGGATCGGCTCGACCCGCGAGTACGGCGCCTCGGTGAAGGCGGCGGTGGACGTGCTCTCCGGCCGCGACCCCGCCCACCTCGGCCGCCGCGAGACCGGCGTCGACGACGCTCTCCGCGCCGGCTGA
- a CDS encoding PH domain-containing protein, translating into MTTPTYDRKEQFQQIQSGLLAGEQIIAVYDAVGTGTGFIGLTDRRVIIQDRSFVGKRYAITSIPYSKITSVSVVSNKSWGGSFFSTGAIAIHVGSQTYEVEFRGDQKSHHVHNVILHHIS; encoded by the coding sequence ATGACCACCCCCACGTACGACCGCAAGGAACAGTTCCAGCAGATCCAGAGCGGGCTCCTGGCCGGTGAGCAGATCATCGCCGTCTACGACGCGGTCGGGACGGGCACCGGATTCATCGGCCTGACCGACCGCCGTGTGATCATCCAGGACCGTTCCTTCGTCGGCAAGCGGTACGCCATCACCAGCATCCCGTACTCGAAGATCACCAGCGTCAGCGTGGTCAGCAACAAGTCGTGGGGCGGTTCGTTCTTCTCCACCGGGGCGATCGCGATCCACGTCGGGTCGCAGACCTACGAGGTCGAGTTCCGGGGCGACCAGAAGAGCCACCACGTGCACAACGTGATCCTCCACCACATCTCCTGA
- a CDS encoding GntR family transcriptional regulator — translation MSIDPYSHTPVYVQLADLLRQRIESGELAAGANVGSEFRLAQEFGIGRDAVRMAIAMLRSEGLVTTSRGHGTQVRETPQRRQVELAPGSSVIARMPSGGERRALQLDEGVPVLEVHDPAGGVEVLAADEVELTRPA, via the coding sequence ATGTCCATCGATCCGTACTCGCACACGCCGGTGTATGTGCAGCTCGCCGACCTCCTACGGCAGCGCATCGAGTCCGGAGAGTTGGCGGCCGGGGCAAACGTCGGTAGCGAATTCCGCCTGGCGCAGGAATTCGGGATAGGCCGGGACGCTGTCCGCATGGCCATCGCAATGCTCCGGTCAGAAGGGTTGGTGACCACCAGCCGTGGCCACGGGACCCAAGTCCGCGAAACGCCGCAACGGCGTCAGGTCGAACTCGCCCCTGGCTCGTCAGTCATCGCACGGATGCCGAGCGGCGGTGAACGCCGGGCCTTGCAACTCGACGAGGGCGTACCGGTGCTGGAGGTCCACGATCCGGCGGGCGGGGTCGAGGTGCTGGCGGCCGACGAGGTCGAGCTGACCCGCCCAGCCTGA
- a CDS encoding DivIVA domain-containing protein — MRGFLRGLRRNQRPGRAGPTSYRSSTYVPLAPWQVRQRRFRPTRVGRRGLDPEEVQEFLDRVADDLAAAYRALGVSRQETARIKDALKRWQTEQARRTDAGRHR; from the coding sequence ATGCGTGGCTTCCTGCGCGGGCTGCGGCGGAACCAGCGGCCGGGACGTGCTGGACCAACCAGCTACCGATCCTCGACCTACGTCCCGCTGGCGCCCTGGCAGGTACGCCAGCGGCGGTTCCGGCCGACCCGGGTCGGCCGGCGCGGGCTCGACCCGGAGGAGGTGCAGGAATTCCTCGACCGGGTGGCCGACGATCTCGCCGCCGCCTACCGGGCGCTGGGCGTCAGCCGGCAGGAGACGGCCCGGATCAAGGACGCGCTGAAGCGCTGGCAGACCGAGCAGGCGCGGCGAACCGACGCCGGGCGGCACCGCTGA